Below is a genomic region from Pseudomonas frederiksbergensis.
CGGCCGCGTGAGCTTCGGTAAGCAGGCTTTCCAGTTCACTGTCGTTGATCATCGGGATCATTGGCGAACACAAGACGCCCACCGGAATCCCGGCCTCACGCATGACCCGAATCGCCCGCAGCCGCGCCTTCGGGGCAGCCGTTCGCGGCTCAAGGATGCGTTTAAGCTCGTCGTCGAGGCTGGTCAGGCTGATCATCACCGCCACCAGCCGCTGTTCGGCGAGCTCACTGAGCAGATCCAGATCACGGAGAATGAGTGAGCCCTTGGTGATAATCGTCACCGGATGCCGGTAACGCAGCAGCACCTGGAGAATTCGCCGGGTGATTTTGTGTTCGCGCTCGATCGGCTGATAGGGATCGGTGTTGGAGCCCAGGTTGATCGGCGCACACTGATAACCACGCTTGGAAAGTTGCTGCTCCAGTACGTCGGCGGCGTTACTTTTGGCGATCAGCTTCGTCTCGAAATCCAGCCCGGGCGACAGGTCCCAATAGGCATGACTGGGTCGTGCATAGCAGTAGATGCAGCCGTGTTCGCAACCTCGATAGGGATTGATCGAGCGATCGAAGGGCAGGTCGGGCGAATTGTTGCGGGTGATGATGGTTTTCGCCGCCTCGATGCGCACCACGGTGCCCTGGGTCAGCGGGGCTTCCTGGTACCAGCCATCGTCTTCGGCCACCGAGCGGTTCGGCGCAAAGCGATTGTGCGGGTTGCTGGCGGTGCCGCGTCCGCGAGGTGGCAAGGGCGTGAACATTGGGGGAAACCCTAACAACTGTATGTCCGTACAGTATCGGAAGATCCAATGTCAG
It encodes:
- a CDS encoding PA0069 family radical SAM protein: MFTPLPPRGRGTASNPHNRFAPNRSVAEDDGWYQEAPLTQGTVVRIEAAKTIITRNNSPDLPFDRSINPYRGCEHGCIYCYARPSHAYWDLSPGLDFETKLIAKSNAADVLEQQLSKRGYQCAPINLGSNTDPYQPIEREHKITRRILQVLLRYRHPVTIITKGSLILRDLDLLSELAEQRLVAVMISLTSLDDELKRILEPRTAAPKARLRAIRVMREAGIPVGVLCSPMIPMINDSELESLLTEAHAAGAQSAAYMMLRLPLEVAPLFEEWLAAHYPQRAAHVLSLIRQSRGGELYDSRFGARMRGEGPFADLLAQRFAKTIKRLGLNQREGFNLDCAAFCPPGAQMSLL